The Miscanthus floridulus cultivar M001 chromosome 17, ASM1932011v1, whole genome shotgun sequence genome has a window encoding:
- the LOC136517374 gene encoding putative RNA polymerase II subunit B1 CTD phosphatase RPAP2 homolog, with protein sequence MSSPSAAAAAEAPRTVASAVLRIQIALLDGAAASNEALLHAAASALLSRADYDDVVTERTIADACGNPACPNALPSAAASAAGPRFHIALSEHRVYDLEEARKFCSERCLVASKALAASLPHDRPYGVPLDRLAAVVALVEGAVAAAGDGDGSGLGFQGVDGTNKDEGRKVEIKEKEVAGAGEVSLQDWIGPSHAIEGYVPRRDRSAQGQKPQAQQNKVAGPVQSRTENVDLRTAAPGEDGMRSSPSLVETHVSSEVIAERMGDLVLGENTKTPRKKKTKTPSKMLEQEEDNSMLSSCISDSIAKQLEDIVLEERKGTKKNKASKASSRTQKSKSRKRPAGSDGHEVDFMSAIIIGDASTNREESAMNQYNYLSSSVSSSSQSSAKDSMQAYAEQLCEEFSEAVNIGNYETSDEKMRPALNSSLKVTASKSGRQSVTWADENGSVLETSKAYESPSSSIKPPEEGIDSSLRRASAEACAAALIEAAEAISSGTAEAEDAVSKAGIIILPDVLNQKEYDNAKNTGGDDDPEIDRDVIKWPKKPVLLDTDMFEVDDSWHDTPPEGFSLTLSAFGTMWAALFGWISRSSLAYVYGLERGSVEELLIANGREYPEKIVQKDGLSSEIRRALDSCVCNAVPVLVSNLRLQIPVSKLEITLGYLIDTMSFVDALPSLRSRRWQVVVLVMLDALSVHQLPALAPVFSNSKLVQKMLNAAQVSREEYDSMVDLFLPFGRSLQATTPM encoded by the exons ATGAGCTccccgtccgccgccgccgcggcggaggCGCCGCGGACGGTGGCCTCGGCAGTGCTCCGCATCCAGATAGCGCTCCTCGACGGCGCCGCGGCGTCCAACGAGGCGCTCCTCCACGCGGCCGCCTCCGCGCTGCTCTCCCGCGCCGACTACGACGACGTCGTCACCGAGCGCACCATCGCGGACGCCTGCGGCAACCCCGCGTGCCCCAACGCtctcccctccgccgccgcctccgcggcgGGGCCCCGCTTCCACATCGCCCTAAGCGAGCACCGCGTCTACGACCTCGAGGAGGCGCGCAAGTTCTGCTCCGAGCGCTGCCTCGTCGCCTCCAAGGCCCTGGCCGCCTCGCTCCCGCACGACCGACCCTACGGGGTCCCGCTCGACCGCCTCGCTGCGGTCGTCGCGCTCGTCGagggcgccgtcgccgccgccggggacggggacgggagcGGGTTAGGGTTTCAGGGCGTGGATGGGACGAACAAGGACGAGGGAAGGAAGGTGGAGATCAAGGAAAAGGAGGTCGCCGGGGCTGGGGAGGTCTCGCTGCAGGACTGGATTGGGCCCTCCCATGCCATTGAGGGTTACGTGCCACGCCGTGACCGCAGTGCCCAAG GGCAAAAGCCACAGGCTCAGCAGAACAAAGTTGCTGGACCTGTGCAGTCCAGAACCGAGAATGTGGATCTTAGGACTGCTGCTCCTGGTGAAGATGGCATGAGAAGTTCACCTTCATTGGTTGAAACACACGTGAGCTCAGAAGTAATAGCTGAGAGAATGGGTGACCTGGTTCTTGGTGAGAATACAAAGACACCTAGAAAGAAGAAAACTAAAACCCCATCAAAGATGTTGGAGCAAGAGGAAGATAACAGTATGCTGTCATCTTGCATATCTGATTCCATTGCCAAGCAGCTCGAGGATATAGTTTTGGAAGAGAGAAAAGGCACTAAGAAAAATAAAGCGAGTAAAGCATCATCGAGGACACAGAAGAGTAAGTCTAGAAAAAGGCCTGCTGGAAGCGATGGCCATGAGGTGGACTTTATGAGTGCCATCATTATTGGGGATGCTTCGACAAACAGGGAGGAAAGTGCTATGAATCAGTATAACTACTTGTCAAGTTCTGTTTCCTCATCATCTCAATCTTCAGCAAAAGATTCAATGCAAGCTTACGCTGAACAACTGTGCGAAGAATTCAGTGAAGCAGTGAACATTGGAAATTATGAAACAAGTGATGAAAAGATGAGGCCTGCATTGAATTCTTCGTTGAAAGTTACTGCATCTAAGAGCGGTAGACAGTCTGTTACATGGGCAGATGAGAATGGAAGTGTCCTAGAAACAAGCAAAGCATATGAAAGCCCTTCAAGTAGCATAAAACCACCCGAGGAAGGCATAGACAGTTCACTAAGGCGTGCATCTGCAGAGGCATGTGCTGCAGCACTTATTGAGGCAGCAGAAGCTATTTCTTCAGGCACAGCAGAAGCAGAAGATGCAG TTTCAAAGGCTGGAATCATCATTCTGCCTGACGTGCTTAACCAGAAAGAATATGACAATGCCAAAAACACTGGCGGAGATGATGACCCTGAGATAGATAGGGATGTTATCAAGTGGCCTAAGAAACCTGTACTTCTGGATACAGACATGTTTGAAGTTGATGATTCTTGGCATGACACGCCTCCAGAAGGTTTTAGTCTAACT CTTTCTGCTTTCGGAACAATGTGGGCTGCGCTATTCGGATGGATATCCAGGTCGTCTTTGGCCTATGTCTATGGGCTTGAAAGGGGTTCAGTGGAAGAGTTGTTGATTGCCAATGGGAGGGAATATCCTGAGAAGATAGTTCAGAAGGATGGGCTCTCATCGGAGATTAGAAGAGCTCTAGATTCTTGCGTTTGTAACGCCGTGCCAGTACTCGTATCAAACTTGAGGTTGCAGATACCAGTTTCAAAATTGGAGATTACTCTG GGCTACTTGATTGACACAATGTCATTTGTTGACGCCCTGCCTTCTCTGCGATCAAGGCGGTGGCAGGTTGTGGTTCTGGTAATGCTTGATGCACTCTCTGTTCACCAGCTTCCTGCCCTTGCTCCAGTCTTTTCAAATTCAAAGCTTGTGCAAAAG ATGTTGAATGCTGCTCAGGTTAGCAGAGAGGAGTACGACTCCATGGTGGACCTGTTTCTCCCTTTTGGAAGATCCCTCCAGGCAACCACACCGATGTAG
- the LOC136517102 gene encoding probable protein phosphatase 2C 47: MVAEAEVMHQAPVPVLEVQYHRCVTTKGVDDVVGMSAAGVATPAEVGVEVEVEVAVEDPLMGLEQPDAAPSVSMDVLQFVPTIRSGSFADIGPRRYMEDEHIRIDDLSAHLGSLLVCPLPSAFYGVFDGHGGPDAAAYMKRHAMRFLFEDSEFPQASQVDEMYLQSVESSVRRAFLQADLALADDLDISRSSGTTALTALVFGRQLLVANAGDCRAVLCRKGVAMEMSRDHRANYVEECERVAASGGYIEDGYLNGVLSVTRALGDWDMKTPDPSVSPLIAEPEFRQATLGEDDEFLIMGCDGIWDVMTSQHAVSLVRRGLRQHDDPARCARELVMEAKRLETADNLTVIVVCFALELSSQQQEQPARPRSCKGLSTEALCNLRSWLETDHH, translated from the exons ATGGTGGCCGAGGCGGAGGTGATGCATCAGGCCCCCGTGCCGGTGCTGGAGGTGCAGTACCACCGGTGCGTGACGACCAAGGGGGTTGACGACGTCGTCGGGATGTCCGCGGCGGGGGTAGCCACGCCTGCGGAGGTTGGGGTtgaggtcgaggtcgaggtcgCCGTGGAGGATCCTCTCATG GGGTTGGAACAGCCTGATGCTGCACCAAGTGTGTCTATGGACGTGCTACAGTTTGTGCCCACCATTCGGTCTGGTAGCTTTGCCGATATTGGTCCTAGAAGGTACATGGAGGATGAACACATCCGGATAGATGATCTTTCTGCTCATCTCGGGTCACTGTTGGTCTGCCCTTTGCCTAGTGCCTTCTATGGG GTTTTTGATGGCCATGGCGGTCCGGATGCCGCAGCCTACATGAAAAGGCATGCAATGAGGTTCCTATTCGAGGATAGTGAGTTCCCACAGGCATCTCAGGTTGATGAGATGTACCTTCAGTCTGTTGAGAGCTCTGTCCGCAGAGCTTTCCTGCAGGCGGATCTTGCTCTGGCCGATGATTTGGACATCAGCCGCTCTTCTGGAACCACGGCGCTCACTGCATTAGTCTTTGGGAG GCAACTACTGGTTGCGAACGCGGGGGACTGCCGTGCGGTCTTATGCCGAAAAGGAGTCGCGATGGAGATGTCTCGAGACCACCGCGCAAACTATGTCGAGGAGTGCGAGAGGGTCGCCGCGTCGGGGGGATACATCGAGGACGGCTACCTCAACGGGGTCCTCTCGGTGACGCGGGCCCTAGGCGACTGGGACATGAAGACGCCTGACCCGTCGGTGTCCCCGCTCATCGCGGAGCCTGAGTTCCGGCAGGCCACGCTGGGCGAGGACGACGAGTTCCTCATCATGGGTTGCGACGGGATCTGGGACGTGATGACGAGCCAGCACGCGGTGAGCCTCGTGCGGCGGGGCCTGCGGCAGCACGACGACCCCGCGCGGTGCGCGAGGGAGCTCGTGATGGAGGCCAAGCGGCTGGAGACGGCGGACAACCTCACGGTCATCGTGGTGTGCTTCGCGTTGGAGCTGAGCTcgcagcagcaggagcagcccGCGAGGCCGAGGAGCTGCAAGGGCCTGTCGACGGAGGCGCTGTGCAACCTGAGGAGCTGGCTGGAGACCGACCACCACTAG